From a region of the Desulfuromonas sp. KJ2020 genome:
- a CDS encoding monovalent cation/H+ antiporter subunit D family protein — MAYSSSIWPLLAVGISLVGTIPIMLSGRKPNLRESWTLLIAIGKFLLVLSMLPTVLDGGTFSLTIAEVFPGVPIALRVDAMGMFFALVASFLWICTSVYSIGYMRALEEHGQTRYFASFALAISATIGVAFAANLFTLYLFYEVLSLSTYPLVTHEQNDEARFSGRKYLTYILGTSIGLALPAMLITYALAGTLDFRHGGILAGSGASPYLLALILVFFLFGFAKAGLMPFHGWLPAAMVAPTPVSSFLHGVAVVKVGVFSILRVVFHIVGPDFLQEINLGFIITTVASVTLLVASLVALTQDNLKRRLAYSTIGQLSYMVLGAGMLSAAGMTGGTLHIAMHAFGKITLFFCAGAIYVAAGKKYISQMDGLGRRMPVTYMAFLLGSLSIIGMPPLGGFISKWYLVIGAVNSDQLILLLVLLVSSLLNAAYFLPIVYRGFFAKAPEGEEEGGIREAPIFCLIPLSVTALASLGLFFYPDLFLRLARMALFP, encoded by the coding sequence ATGGCATACTCATCTTCGATATGGCCGCTGCTGGCCGTCGGCATCTCCCTGGTGGGGACGATTCCCATCATGCTGTCGGGGCGCAAGCCCAACCTGCGTGAGAGCTGGACCCTGCTCATCGCCATCGGCAAATTTCTGCTGGTGTTGTCCATGCTGCCGACGGTGCTGGACGGCGGCACCTTCAGCCTGACGATCGCCGAGGTCTTTCCGGGGGTGCCCATCGCCCTGCGCGTCGACGCCATGGGGATGTTTTTCGCCCTGGTCGCCTCCTTCCTGTGGATCTGTACGTCGGTCTATTCCATCGGCTACATGCGGGCCCTCGAAGAACACGGCCAGACACGCTATTTCGCCTCCTTTGCCCTGGCCATCTCCGCCACCATCGGCGTCGCTTTTGCGGCCAACCTGTTTACCCTCTATCTCTTTTACGAGGTGCTCAGTCTTTCCACCTACCCCCTGGTCACCCATGAACAAAATGACGAGGCCCGTTTTTCCGGGCGCAAATACCTGACCTATATTCTCGGCACCTCCATTGGGCTGGCTCTGCCGGCCATGCTCATCACCTATGCACTGGCCGGGACGCTCGATTTCCGTCACGGCGGCATTCTGGCCGGCAGCGGCGCCTCGCCTTATCTGCTGGCCCTTATCCTGGTCTTTTTCCTCTTTGGTTTCGCCAAGGCTGGCCTCATGCCTTTCCACGGCTGGCTGCCGGCGGCCATGGTGGCGCCGACGCCGGTAAGCTCCTTTCTGCACGGCGTGGCCGTGGTCAAGGTCGGGGTCTTCTCCATCCTGCGGGTGGTGTTTCACATTGTCGGCCCCGATTTTCTGCAGGAGATCAACCTCGGCTTCATAATCACCACGGTCGCTTCAGTGACGCTGCTGGTGGCCTCCCTGGTGGCCCTGACCCAGGATAATCTCAAGCGCCGGCTGGCCTATTCCACCATCGGCCAGCTCTCCTACATGGTGCTGGGGGCCGGTATGCTCAGCGCCGCCGGCATGACGGGCGGCACCCTGCATATCGCCATGCACGCTTTTGGCAAGATCACCCTCTTCTTCTGTGCCGGCGCCATTTACGTGGCCGCGGGAAAAAAATACATCAGCCAGATGGATGGCCTCGGTCGGCGCATGCCGGTGACCTATATGGCCTTTCTGCTGGGTTCCTTGAGTATCATCGGTATGCCGCCGTTGGGGGGCTTCATCAGCAAGTGGTACCTGGTCATCGGCGCCGTAAACAGCGACCAGCTGATTCTGCTGCTGGTGCTGCTGGTCAGCTCCCTGCTTAATGCGGCTTATTTCCTGCCCATCGTGTACCGGGGCTTTTTTGCCAAAGCGCCCGAAGGGGAGGAAGAGGGAGGAATCCGGGAAGCGCCCATTTTCTGCCTGATTCCTCTGTCGGTCACCGCCTTGGCCTCCCTTGGCCTGTTTTTCTACCCGGACCTGTTCCTGCGGCTGGCCCGCATGGCTCTGTTTCCCTGA
- a CDS encoding Na(+)/H(+) antiporter subunit D, translating to MTASVHPSLFFLAAAVLLWVLPLAGRRLLILLAPAAAFFVITQLEPGLAYGYQLFGFDLNLLRVDKLSKAFGYVFTINAFACFLFAFHLKTRYEHAAALAYIGASVGAVFAGDLISLYLFWEVMAVTSTFLVLARQTERAYGAAFRYVMVHIFGGLCLLAGILLQANATGSVAFDGFSLQGLPTYLILIGFLVNAAAPPLSSWLSDAYPEATVTGGVIMTAYTTKTAVYTLIRGFAGWEILMVVGCFMALYGIIYAILENDMRRILAYSIINQVGFMICGIGIGTAMALSGAVAHAFGHIIYKALLWMSAGAVLYMTGKSRCTDLGGLYKTMPLTMIFGTIGALAISSFPLFSGYTTKPMIIEAGVHEGFFWVWLILEIASAGVFLHAGIKFPYFVFFAKDNGLRPGEPPKHMLAAMAFLSFICIFLGVYPQPLYDILPFPVEYHAYTLEHTLNQLQLLMFSALAFFLLLPLLKRTKTISLDTDWFYRKGGEFFYALAAHVFNGLNAWADRIFVQRLPARLASFFAEPGANVQKYALRLLTEAAGDDGEYAEGARQIDKRSRAGAYPVGLWVLLAVVFLAIMSVLFFAV from the coding sequence ATGACCGCTAGCGTGCATCCTTCCCTCTTCTTCCTGGCCGCCGCGGTGCTACTCTGGGTGCTGCCACTGGCGGGACGTCGTCTGCTCATTCTGTTGGCACCGGCAGCAGCCTTCTTCGTGATCACCCAGCTCGAGCCGGGCCTCGCCTACGGCTACCAGCTCTTCGGCTTCGACCTGAATCTGCTGCGGGTGGACAAGCTGAGCAAGGCCTTCGGTTATGTCTTTACCATCAACGCCTTTGCCTGTTTCCTTTTCGCCTTTCATCTCAAAACCCGCTATGAACATGCCGCGGCGCTGGCCTATATCGGGGCCAGCGTCGGGGCGGTATTTGCCGGAGACCTGATCTCTCTCTACCTCTTCTGGGAGGTCATGGCCGTCACCTCGACCTTTCTGGTGCTGGCCCGCCAGACGGAGCGCGCCTACGGCGCCGCTTTCCGGTACGTCATGGTTCACATCTTCGGGGGACTCTGCCTGCTGGCCGGCATCCTGCTGCAGGCCAATGCTACCGGCTCCGTCGCTTTCGACGGCTTCAGCCTGCAGGGCCTGCCCACCTATCTGATCCTCATCGGTTTCCTGGTCAACGCCGCCGCCCCGCCCCTGAGTTCCTGGCTGTCCGATGCCTATCCTGAGGCCACGGTGACCGGCGGCGTCATCATGACGGCCTACACGACCAAAACGGCGGTCTATACCCTTATTCGCGGTTTCGCCGGCTGGGAAATCCTCATGGTGGTCGGCTGCTTCATGGCCCTGTACGGGATCATCTACGCCATTCTTGAAAACGATATGCGCCGCATTCTGGCTTATTCCATTATCAACCAGGTCGGCTTCATGATCTGCGGTATCGGCATCGGCACCGCCATGGCCCTCAGCGGCGCCGTGGCCCATGCTTTCGGCCACATTATCTACAAGGCGCTGCTGTGGATGAGCGCCGGGGCTGTCCTGTACATGACCGGCAAGAGCCGTTGCACCGACCTGGGCGGCCTCTACAAGACCATGCCCCTGACCATGATATTCGGGACGATCGGTGCCCTGGCCATCTCCAGCTTTCCTCTCTTCTCGGGCTATACGACCAAGCCGATGATTATCGAGGCCGGCGTGCACGAAGGATTCTTCTGGGTCTGGCTCATTCTGGAAATTGCCTCGGCCGGCGTCTTTCTCCATGCGGGCATCAAGTTTCCCTATTTCGTCTTTTTTGCCAAGGACAATGGACTGCGCCCCGGCGAGCCCCCCAAGCACATGCTGGCGGCCATGGCCTTTCTCTCCTTTATCTGCATCTTCCTGGGCGTCTATCCGCAGCCCCTTTACGATATTCTCCCCTTCCCGGTGGAATATCATGCCTACACGCTGGAGCACACCCTTAACCAGCTGCAGCTGCTCATGTTCTCGGCGCTGGCTTTTTTCCTGCTGCTGCCTCTGCTCAAGCGAACGAAGACGATCTCTCTCGATACGGATTGGTTCTACCGCAAGGGGGGGGAGTTCTTCTATGCGCTGGCCGCCCATGTCTTCAACGGCCTCAACGCCTGGGCGGACAGGATCTTTGTGCAGCGCCTGCCAGCGCGTCTGGCCAGCTTTTTTGCCGAACCGGGGGCGAATGTACAGAAATACGCCCTGCGATTGCTCACCGAGGCAGCCGGCGATGACGGGGAGTATGCCGAAGGGGCCCGGCAGATCGACAAGCGCAGTCGCGCCGGTGCCTACCCCGTGGGATTATGGGTTCTGCTGGCCGTTGTCTTTCTGGCCATCATGTCTGTGCTCTTTTTCGCGGTGTAG
- a CDS encoding universal stress protein: protein MVNRFLLALDPSPHSRQAAEYLAAIAGQLKGSQVVLLSVLPTWPSGVNSPVTDEPVILTGEVHGGEDAGEQLGQAQAFLAEIVALFKRRGLEADRIQRLIVPQDKGVAEDIVAAAEKHECDTVVVGRRDLSAVQSIFLGSVSSELVKNLEGRTVWVVE from the coding sequence ATGGTGAATCGATTCTTGCTGGCTCTTGATCCCTCACCCCATTCTCGTCAGGCCGCTGAATACCTCGCCGCCATTGCCGGTCAACTCAAGGGCAGCCAGGTTGTGCTGTTGAGTGTTCTGCCCACTTGGCCATCCGGCGTGAACAGTCCGGTCACCGATGAGCCCGTTATACTGACCGGGGAAGTTCATGGCGGGGAGGACGCCGGGGAACAGCTCGGCCAGGCCCAGGCCTTCCTGGCGGAGATCGTCGCGCTGTTTAAGCGTCGCGGCCTCGAGGCGGACCGGATTCAGCGTCTCATCGTTCCCCAGGACAAGGGCGTCGCCGAAGACATCGTCGCCGCGGCCGAGAAGCACGAATGCGACACGGTGGTGGTGGGGCGGCGGGATCTTTCGGCTGTGCAGTCCATCTTTCTCGGTAGTGTCTCGTCCGAACTCGTTAAAAACCTGGAGGGACGCACGGTCTGGGTGGTTGAATAG
- the hemW gene encoding radical SAM family heme chaperone HemW — MKALYLHIPFCLRKCPYCDFFSVTRTSPLFQEFPRLLIAHLRLQAERATAGPFSTVFFGGGTPSLLSPSSVEAILAEVDHLFGLEGEAEVTLEANPGTLSLEILSGFRAAGINRLSLGLQSLQDDKLKTLGRLHTAAEGRQAVGWARRAGFDNLSCDLMFGLPAQSLPQLMADVEAVLSLQPEHLSCYGLTVEEGTPFEELQRQALLHPAAEDLATEMYVALHERLGDAGYGHYEISNYARPGRACRHNQVYWRRQGYLGLGPGAASFSDQGWGARWEIPPDIDRYARALREGRDPRTHLETFDRRGAMAETLYLGLREAAGVDEARFRARFGQGVAEAYPAAVHKAAPHLVYENGRWYFALSGWLLYDHLIQNFL; from the coding sequence ATGAAAGCCCTCTATCTCCACATCCCCTTCTGTCTGCGCAAGTGCCCTTACTGCGATTTTTTTTCGGTTACCCGAACATCCCCTCTCTTTCAGGAATTCCCCCGACTCCTGATTGCCCATCTGCGTCTGCAGGCTGAACGGGCGACGGCCGGTCCTTTTTCCACCGTCTTTTTCGGCGGCGGCACGCCCTCGCTGCTAAGCCCGTCATCCGTGGAGGCGATCCTGGCTGAGGTGGATCATCTGTTCGGGCTGGAGGGTGAGGCGGAGGTGACCCTCGAGGCCAACCCTGGCACCCTGAGTTTGGAAATCCTTTCCGGTTTCAGGGCGGCCGGAATCAATCGGCTCTCCCTGGGGCTGCAATCCCTCCAGGATGACAAACTCAAGACCCTGGGGCGTCTGCATACGGCGGCGGAAGGCCGGCAGGCCGTAGGGTGGGCCAGACGGGCGGGGTTTGACAACCTGTCCTGCGACCTCATGTTTGGCCTGCCAGCGCAGTCGCTGCCCCAGCTGATGGCTGATGTGGAAGCCGTCCTCTCCCTGCAGCCCGAACATCTCTCCTGTTATGGCCTGACCGTGGAAGAGGGCACTCCTTTTGAAGAACTGCAGCGCCAGGCGTTGCTGCACCCGGCCGCCGAAGACCTCGCCACCGAAATGTATGTGGCGCTGCATGAGCGCCTGGGCGACGCCGGCTACGGCCACTACGAGATTTCCAACTACGCCCGGCCGGGGCGCGCCTGCCGGCACAACCAGGTTTACTGGCGGCGCCAGGGTTATCTCGGTCTGGGGCCTGGCGCCGCCAGTTTCAGCGATCAGGGCTGGGGGGCGCGGTGGGAGATCCCCCCGGATATCGACCGATATGCCCGGGCCCTTAGGGAGGGGCGGGATCCGCGGACCCACCTCGAGACCTTTGACCGGCGCGGGGCCATGGCCGAAACCCTTTACCTCGGCCTGCGCGAGGCGGCGGGAGTCGACGAGGCGCGTTTCAGGGCGCGCTTTGGTCAGGGCGTAGCCGAGGCCTATCCCGCCGCGGTACACAAGGCGGCACCCCATCTGGTTTACGAAAACGGGCGTTGGTATTTCGCCCTGTCAGGCTGGCTTCTCTACGATCATCTCATTCAAAATTTCCTGTAA
- the hrcA gene encoding heat-inducible transcriptional repressor HrcA, with amino-acid sequence MAEDLNERGRLILEAIIEDYIESAEPVGSRSVTRRHQMGLSPATVRNVMADLEDMGYLVSPHTSAGRIPTEKGYRFYIDSLLQVRQLSLRERQDLERRYHFRGLRVEELLQEAGKALSAISNYTGIVMAPRLGSTVFRHIEFLRLSQGKILVVFVSQSGLVQNKIIEVEEPIRQDELEKITNMLNHTLTGKTIQEIKEKILDEMSREKALYNQLLQRALLLSGEALKDELGGQVFIEGASNIMEQPEFSDLERMKRLFRTFEQKSMLVDLLDKSQKAQGVQIFIGSATEYSEIEGCSLVTSSYSDRQGTIGTLGVIGPSRMPYSMVIPIVDYTAKLVSQILAIESE; translated from the coding sequence ATGGCAGAAGACCTGAACGAACGTGGTCGCCTGATACTGGAAGCCATCATCGAGGATTATATCGAGTCGGCTGAGCCGGTCGGTTCGCGTAGTGTGACCCGCCGCCATCAGATGGGGCTGTCGCCGGCGACGGTGCGCAACGTCATGGCCGACCTCGAAGATATGGGTTATCTCGTTTCGCCCCATACGTCAGCCGGACGGATTCCGACCGAAAAGGGCTATCGCTTTTACATCGATTCCCTTCTGCAGGTTCGGCAACTCAGCCTGCGGGAACGCCAGGATCTGGAGCGCCGCTACCATTTCAGGGGGCTGCGGGTTGAAGAGCTTTTGCAGGAGGCGGGCAAGGCGCTGTCGGCCATCTCCAACTACACGGGGATCGTCATGGCTCCCCGTCTGGGCTCCACCGTTTTTCGCCATATCGAATTCCTGCGGCTGTCGCAGGGCAAGATTCTGGTGGTCTTTGTCTCCCAGAGCGGTCTGGTGCAGAACAAAATCATCGAGGTGGAGGAGCCCATCCGCCAGGATGAACTGGAAAAGATCACCAACATGCTTAACCATACCCTGACCGGGAAGACCATCCAGGAGATCAAGGAAAAGATCCTGGATGAAATGTCCCGGGAGAAGGCCCTTTACAACCAGCTCCTGCAAAGAGCGCTGCTGCTTTCGGGCGAGGCTCTCAAGGACGAACTCGGCGGCCAGGTCTTTATCGAAGGGGCGTCCAACATCATGGAGCAGCCCGAATTCTCGGATCTGGAGCGGATGAAACGTTTGTTCCGGACCTTTGAGCAGAAGAGTATGCTGGTCGACCTGCTCGATAAGAGTCAGAAGGCGCAGGGTGTGCAGATTTTTATCGGAAGCGCGACGGAATACAGTGAGATCGAAGGGTGCAGCCTGGTGACTTCCTCGTATTCCGATCGCCAGGGAACCATCGGAACCCTTGGGGTTATCGGCCCGAGCCGCATGCCCTATTCCATGGTCATCCCCATAGTCGACTATACCGCCAAACTGGTAAGCCAGATTCTGGCTATCGAATCGGAGTAG
- the grpE gene encoding nucleotide exchange factor GrpE codes for MSETKKENQEMPAVGEKEEMPAAEEIPVGEPGAESTSEAALAAAKEEAARHYDQYVRACADLENYRKRAQREKEDLARFANENLIREVLPVLDNLERAVEHASTEEATAKGLLEGVRMTMDQFRKALAKFGVVPIEALGKPFDSAVHEAMGQIESADQPPNTVAQELQKGYLLNDRLLRPALVMVTRAAAKTSETENP; via the coding sequence GTGTCAGAGACCAAAAAGGAAAATCAGGAGATGCCCGCTGTGGGTGAAAAAGAAGAGATGCCGGCCGCTGAGGAGATTCCCGTCGGGGAACCCGGTGCCGAGTCGACTTCGGAAGCGGCCCTGGCTGCCGCCAAGGAAGAGGCTGCCCGCCATTATGATCAATACGTGCGGGCCTGCGCCGACCTGGAAAACTATCGCAAGAGAGCGCAGCGGGAAAAAGAGGATCTGGCCCGCTTTGCCAATGAAAATCTCATTCGCGAAGTTCTGCCGGTCCTGGACAATTTGGAGCGCGCCGTCGAGCATGCCTCGACGGAAGAAGCGACCGCCAAGGGTCTGCTTGAAGGGGTGCGCATGACCATGGACCAGTTCCGGAAGGCCTTGGCTAAATTCGGCGTCGTTCCCATCGAAGCGCTGGGCAAGCCCTTTGATTCTGCTGTTCATGAGGCCATGGGGCAGATCGAAAGTGCCGACCAGCCCCCCAATACGGTAGCGCAGGAGCTGCAAAAGGGCTATCTGCTGAACGACCGGTTGTTACGTCCGGCTCTCGTCATGGTGACGCGCGCGGCGGCAAAGACATCCGAGACAGAGAATCCCTGA
- the dnaK gene encoding molecular chaperone DnaK, with product MAKVIGIDLGTTNSCVAIMEGGEPIVIANSEGSRTTPSMVAFTESGERVVGQQAKRQAVTNPENTLFAIKRLIGRKFDTEAVAKDIKISPFKITKAENGDAWVEARGKQYSPPEISAMVLQKMKQTAEDYLGETVTEAVITVPAYFDDSQRQATKDAGKIAGLNVLRIINEPTAAALAYGLDKKKEEKIAVFDLGGGTFDISILELGDGVFEVKSTNGDTFLGGEDFDQRIIDYIADEFKKDQGIDLRGDKMALQRLKEAAEKAKIELSSSMETDINLPFITADQSGPKHLNLKLTRAKLESICADLLDKLVNPCKIALKDAGLSASEIDEVILVGGMTRMPAVQKKVQDIFGKTPSKGVNPDEVVAIGAAIQGGVLKGDVKDVLLLDVTPLSLGIETLGGVMTKLIEKNTTIPCKKSQIFSTAADNQPAVSVHVLQGEREMASDNKTIGRFELVGIPAAPRGVPQIEVTFDLDANGILHVSAKDLGTGKEQSIRITASSGLSEEEIEKMVKDAESHASEDKKKRELIEARNQADSLVYTTEKSLKEHGDQVDADTRKKIEEGLEALKKAMEGSDADEIKKKSEELAQASHKLAEAMYAKAQAAEGAAPEEDATGHKDSGPDDVVDAEFEEVDDSKK from the coding sequence ATGGCTAAAGTAATCGGTATCGATCTGGGAACGACCAATTCCTGCGTGGCGATCATGGAAGGTGGCGAGCCCATTGTCATAGCGAATTCGGAAGGATCCCGCACAACCCCGTCCATGGTGGCTTTCACCGAAAGCGGCGAGCGGGTGGTTGGCCAGCAGGCCAAGCGCCAGGCGGTGACCAATCCGGAAAACACCCTGTTTGCCATCAAGCGGCTCATCGGGCGCAAGTTCGACACGGAAGCGGTGGCCAAGGATATCAAGATCAGCCCGTTCAAGATCACCAAGGCGGAAAACGGCGATGCCTGGGTGGAAGCCCGCGGCAAACAGTACAGCCCGCCGGAAATCTCCGCCATGGTTCTGCAGAAGATGAAGCAGACGGCGGAGGATTATCTGGGCGAAACGGTCACCGAGGCCGTCATCACCGTGCCCGCTTATTTTGACGATTCCCAGCGACAGGCCACCAAGGATGCCGGCAAGATCGCCGGTCTGAACGTGCTGCGCATCATCAACGAGCCGACGGCGGCGGCCCTGGCCTACGGCCTGGACAAGAAAAAAGAAGAGAAAATCGCCGTTTTCGACCTGGGTGGCGGCACCTTTGACATCTCCATCCTGGAGCTCGGCGACGGCGTCTTCGAGGTCAAGTCGACCAATGGCGACACTTTTCTCGGCGGTGAGGATTTCGACCAGCGCATCATCGACTACATCGCCGATGAGTTCAAAAAAGATCAGGGCATCGATCTGCGCGGAGACAAGATGGCTCTGCAGCGTCTGAAGGAAGCGGCAGAAAAAGCCAAGATCGAGCTGTCGTCCTCCATGGAGACCGATATTAATCTGCCCTTTATCACTGCGGACCAGAGTGGCCCCAAGCATCTTAACCTCAAGCTGACCCGGGCCAAGCTCGAGAGCATCTGTGCCGATCTGCTCGATAAACTGGTCAACCCCTGCAAGATCGCCCTTAAGGATGCCGGCCTGTCGGCTTCGGAGATCGACGAAGTCATCCTGGTCGGTGGCATGACCCGCATGCCGGCCGTGCAGAAGAAAGTACAGGACATCTTCGGCAAGACGCCCAGCAAAGGGGTGAATCCGGACGAGGTCGTGGCGATCGGGGCAGCTATTCAAGGCGGTGTCCTCAAAGGCGACGTCAAGGATGTGTTGCTGCTCGACGTTACCCCGCTCTCCCTGGGTATTGAAACCCTGGGTGGGGTCATGACCAAGCTGATCGAGAAGAACACCACCATCCCCTGCAAGAAGAGCCAGATCTTCTCCACGGCTGCCGACAATCAGCCCGCTGTCTCGGTGCATGTCCTGCAGGGTGAGCGCGAGATGGCCTCCGACAACAAGACCATCGGCCGTTTCGAGCTCGTCGGCATCCCGGCGGCTCCCCGTGGCGTTCCCCAGATCGAGGTGACCTTCGATCTGGATGCCAACGGCATTCTGCACGTATCGGCCAAGGATCTCGGCACCGGCAAGGAACAGTCCATCCGCATCACCGCCTCTTCCGGTCTGTCCGAGGAAGAAATCGAGAAGATGGTCAAGGATGCCGAGAGCCACGCTTCCGAGGACAAGAAGAAACGTGAGCTGATCGAGGCCCGCAATCAGGCGGACAGTCTGGTCTACACCACCGAGAAGTCCCTCAAGGAGCACGGCGACCAGGTGGACGCCGACACCCGCAAGAAGATCGAGGAAGGCCTCGAAGCGTTGAAAAAAGCCATGGAGGGCAGTGACGCCGACGAGATCAAGAAGAAGTCGGAAGAACTGGCTCAGGCCAGCCACAAGCTCGCCGAGGCCATGTATGCCAAGGCCCAGGCGGCGGAAGGGGCTGCTCCGGAAGAGGACGCCACCGGCCACAAGGACTCAGGTCCTGATGACGTGGTCGACGCCGAGTTCGAAGAAGTCGACGACTCCAAGAAATAA
- the dnaJ gene encoding molecular chaperone DnaJ yields MANGKRDYYEVLEVNRNASETEIKKAYRRLAIKFHPDKNPGDKEAEDRFKELSESYAVLSDPQKRATYDQYGHAGLGGGGFSSEGFGFGGSPFEDIFGDIFGDIFGGGTRRGRGRRGDDLRYNLTISFEEAAFGVETKIQIPKYQSCEACDGSGAKKGTSAKTCPTCRGAGQVRYQQGFFSLTRPCPDCAGEGKIIDNPCPECKGSGRIKGKKTVSLKIPAGVETGNRLKLNGEGEAGSQGGPPGDLFVVITVKDHPLFQREGQDILCETPISFVQAALGCEFEVPTLEKKVKIKVPPGTQSGKVLRLQGLGFPSLQGYSRGDQLVVLRVETPTKLTARQRELLEEFAREEGEECHPMGKSFFTKVKELFG; encoded by the coding sequence TTGGCCAACGGCAAACGTGATTATTACGAAGTACTGGAAGTCAACCGCAATGCCAGCGAAACGGAGATAAAAAAAGCTTATCGCCGCCTGGCCATCAAGTTTCATCCGGACAAAAACCCCGGTGACAAGGAAGCCGAAGACCGTTTCAAGGAACTCTCCGAGTCCTACGCGGTGCTTTCCGATCCCCAGAAACGCGCCACCTATGACCAGTACGGCCACGCCGGTCTCGGCGGCGGCGGTTTTTCCTCTGAAGGGTTCGGTTTCGGGGGGAGTCCCTTTGAAGATATTTTTGGCGACATTTTCGGCGATATCTTCGGTGGCGGCACACGACGCGGCCGGGGCAGACGGGGCGACGATCTGCGCTATAACCTGACCATCTCCTTCGAGGAAGCTGCTTTCGGGGTCGAAACCAAGATTCAGATCCCCAAGTATCAGAGCTGCGAGGCCTGCGACGGCTCCGGAGCCAAGAAAGGGACCAGCGCCAAAACCTGTCCCACCTGCCGTGGGGCCGGACAGGTACGATACCAGCAGGGTTTTTTCTCCCTGACGCGACCTTGTCCGGACTGTGCCGGTGAGGGAAAGATCATCGACAACCCCTGCCCGGAGTGCAAAGGGAGCGGACGCATCAAGGGGAAGAAAACGGTTTCCCTGAAAATTCCGGCCGGGGTGGAAACGGGCAACCGTCTCAAACTCAACGGCGAAGGGGAAGCCGGTTCCCAGGGCGGTCCCCCTGGCGATCTTTTCGTGGTGATCACCGTGAAGGACCATCCTCTCTTCCAGCGCGAGGGGCAGGATATCCTTTGTGAAACACCCATCTCCTTCGTGCAGGCCGCCTTGGGCTGTGAGTTTGAGGTGCCGACCCTGGAAAAGAAGGTCAAGATCAAGGTTCCCCCCGGTACGCAATCGGGAAAGGTTCTCCGGCTGCAGGGCCTGGGCTTCCCATCCCTGCAAGGGTATTCCAGAGGCGATCAGCTGGTGGTGCTGCGGGTGGAGACGCCCACCAAGCTGACGGCGCGGCAGCGGGAGCTGCTCGAAGAATTCGCCCGGGAAGAGGGTGAGGAATGCCATCCCATGGGAAAGAGTTTCTTCACCAAGGTCAAGGAACTGTTCGGCTAG